In Trifolium pratense cultivar HEN17-A07 linkage group LG7, ARS_RC_1.1, whole genome shotgun sequence, a genomic segment contains:
- the LOC123898775 gene encoding uncharacterized protein LOC123898775, translating to MPFLWKKKNRVTRISQIVADFQSPKRTSSLVVQTGFPTSLIDLFVKNRNRFKKSSFKKPVHSEIIDPSGSPPPPPPPSPVTSSPSISESPIHEIFTEEVPMPNSPIRETADDESAAVDFVTVNKLGSAIGSNPKLITVKMLTVIILAASVKELTVAITVSAFALLFLENALKIVVSNLKPKSRFQKVLFSSKENKVCEPVTVLASDGIELLNLDLNLDSNCCVNDEIEVVEEKNELENSLKIRGKGNRSGRFKATMAKKLQKFRGSKREKKEEKEKEIINIINKESISCVVDEDEEEIINIKNEATDDDCGITCSGETIVVGNSSYAILVMVILVGLIVGRLQALILTIGWCFLVKIVGGLWRSKNVGLIKGCVSRFS from the coding sequence ATGCCGTTtctttggaagaaaaaaaacagagtAACTCGAATTTCACAAATCGTCGCTGATTTCCAATCTCCAAAACGAACCAGTTCTCTTGTCGTTCAAACCGGTTTTCCCACTTCACTCATCGATCTCTTCGTTAAAAACCGTAACCGCTTCAAAAAATCCAGTTTCAAAAAACCGGTTCACTCCGAAATTATTGATCCGTCAGGGTCGCCGCCGCCGCCTCCGCCGCCGTCTCCGGTCACGTCTTCACCGTCGATTTCAGAATCACCGATTCATGAAATTTTCACCGAAGAAGTTCCGATGCCGAATTCTCCGATCAGAGAAACCGCCGACGACGAATCCGCCGCCGTTGATTTTGTTACGGTTAATAAACTCGGTTCCGCGATTGGTTCAAATCCGAAGTTAATTACGGTGAAGATGTTGACGGTTATTATTTTGGCGGCGAGTGTTAAGGAATTAACGGTTGCGATCACGGTGTCGGCGTTTGCGCTACTGTTTCTCGAaaacgcattgaaaattgtcGTTTCGAATTTAAAGCCTAAGTCTCGGTTCCAGAAGGTTCTGTTTAGTAGTAAGGAAAATAAGGTTTGTGAACCTGTAACCGTTTTAGCCAGTGATGGAATTGAATTGTTGAATTTGGATTTGAATTTGGATTCAAATTGTTGTGTGAATGATGAAATTGAAgttgttgaagaaaaaaatgaattggaaaattcattgaaaattaGAGGTAAAGGTAATCGAAGTGGTAGATTTAAGGCAACAATGGCGAAGAAGCTTCAGAAATTTCGTGGTTccaagagagagaaaaaagaagaaaaagaaaaagaaattattaatattatcaacAAAGAGAGTATTTCATGTGTTGTTgatgaagacgaagaagaaATTATTAACATTAAAAATGAAGCAACTGATGATGATTGTGGAATTACTTGTTCTGGAGAAACAATTGTTGTTGGGAATTCAAGTTATGCTATTCTTGTTATGGTTATTCTTGTTGGGCTTATTGTGGGACGATTACAAGCATTGATTCTTACAATTGGTTGGTGTTTTTTGGTTAAGATTGTTGGAGGTTTATGGAGATCAAAGAATGTGGGTTTGATCAAAGGTTGTGTTTCAAGGTTTTCTTGA